The Shewanella mangrovisoli genome has a window encoding:
- the torA gene encoding trimethylamine-N-oxide reductase TorA gives MNRRDFLKGLASTSFVALGGSSVLAPLNALASTGLNEDEWLTTGSHFGAFKIKRKNGVIAEVKAFDLDKYPTDMINGIRGMVYNPSRVRYPMVRLDFLLKGHKSNTQQRGDFRFVRVTWDKALKLFKHSLDEIQTKYGPSGLHAGQTGWRATGQLHSSTSHMQRAVGMHGNYVKKIGDYSTGAGQTILPYVLGSTEVYAQGTSWPLILENSNTIVLWSNDPYKNLQVGWNAETHEAFAYLAQLKEKVKQGKIRVISIDPVVTKTQAYLGCEQLYVNPQTDVTLMLAIAHEMITQKLYDEKFIQGYSLGFEEFVPYVMGTKDGIAKTPEWAAPICGVEPHIIRDLAKTLVKGRTQIMMGWCIQRQQHGEQPYWMAAVLATMIGQIGLPGGGISYGHHYSSIGVPATNAAAPGAFPRNLDENQKPLFDSTDFKGASSTIPVARWIDAILEPGKTIDANGSKVVYPDIKMMIFSGNNPWNHHQDRNRMKQAFHKLECVVTIDVNWTATCRFSDIVLPACTTYERNDIDVYGAYANRGILAMQKMVEPLFESLSDFEIFTRFAALMGKEKEYTRNMSEIEWIETLYNECKAANAGKYEMPDFATFWKQGYVHFGDGELWTRHADFRNDPEINPLGTPSGLIEIFSRKIEQFGYDDCQGHPIWMEKAERSHGGPGSDKYPVWLQSCHPDKRLHSQMCESKEYRETYTVNGREPIYISPVDAKARGIKDGDIVRVFNDRGQLLAGAVVSDRFPKGVVRIHEGAWYGPVGKDGSVEGGAEIGALCSYGDPNTLTLDIGTSKLAQACSAYTCLVEFEKYQGKVPKVSSFDGPIEVEI, from the coding sequence ATGAACAGAAGAGACTTTTTAAAAGGCTTAGCCTCAACCTCTTTCGTTGCTTTAGGTGGCAGCTCAGTGTTAGCGCCCTTAAATGCACTGGCCAGCACAGGGCTAAATGAAGACGAATGGCTGACCACGGGCTCACACTTCGGCGCCTTTAAAATCAAACGTAAAAACGGTGTGATTGCCGAGGTTAAAGCCTTCGATTTAGATAAATATCCAACGGATATGATTAACGGTATCCGCGGCATGGTCTATAACCCATCTCGCGTGCGTTACCCTATGGTTCGCTTAGACTTTTTACTGAAAGGCCATAAGAGCAATACCCAGCAACGGGGAGATTTCCGCTTCGTTCGCGTGACCTGGGATAAAGCATTAAAACTGTTTAAACACTCACTCGATGAAATCCAAACCAAGTACGGTCCATCGGGCTTACACGCTGGGCAAACCGGTTGGCGCGCAACGGGGCAACTGCATTCCAGCACCAGCCATATGCAGCGTGCGGTGGGAATGCACGGCAACTATGTGAAGAAAATCGGTGACTACTCCACCGGTGCAGGCCAAACCATTCTGCCCTATGTGTTAGGTTCGACCGAAGTGTATGCCCAAGGTACCTCTTGGCCGCTGATCTTAGAAAACAGCAACACTATCGTGCTCTGGTCAAACGATCCTTACAAAAACCTGCAAGTGGGTTGGAACGCCGAAACCCATGAGGCCTTCGCTTACCTCGCGCAGCTAAAAGAGAAGGTCAAACAGGGCAAGATCCGCGTGATCAGTATCGACCCTGTGGTCACCAAAACTCAGGCCTACCTTGGCTGTGAACAGTTATATGTGAACCCACAGACTGACGTGACACTGATGCTGGCCATCGCCCATGAGATGATTACCCAAAAGCTTTACGATGAAAAATTCATCCAAGGTTACAGCTTAGGTTTCGAAGAGTTTGTGCCTTACGTGATGGGCACTAAAGATGGTATCGCCAAAACCCCAGAGTGGGCGGCGCCAATCTGTGGGGTTGAACCACACATCATCCGCGATCTGGCGAAAACCTTAGTTAAGGGCCGCACCCAAATCATGATGGGTTGGTGTATTCAGCGCCAACAACATGGTGAGCAACCTTACTGGATGGCCGCAGTCCTCGCGACCATGATAGGCCAAATCGGTTTGCCCGGCGGCGGCATCAGCTATGGTCACCACTACTCCAGTATTGGTGTGCCTGCGACAAATGCGGCGGCGCCCGGCGCCTTCCCGCGTAACTTAGACGAGAACCAAAAACCCCTGTTCGATAGCACCGACTTTAAAGGCGCGAGCAGCACCATTCCCGTCGCCCGTTGGATTGATGCGATCCTCGAACCCGGCAAAACCATTGATGCCAACGGTTCGAAAGTGGTGTATCCCGATATTAAGATGATGATTTTCTCGGGTAATAACCCATGGAATCACCATCAAGACCGTAACCGCATGAAGCAAGCCTTCCATAAGTTGGAATGCGTGGTCACTATCGATGTGAACTGGACGGCGACTTGCCGCTTCTCCGACATAGTGCTGCCCGCCTGCACCACCTATGAGCGCAACGATATCGACGTATATGGCGCCTATGCTAACCGCGGTATTTTGGCGATGCAGAAGATGGTAGAGCCTTTGTTTGAGAGTTTGTCAGACTTTGAAATCTTCACTCGCTTTGCCGCGCTGATGGGTAAAGAGAAAGAATACACCCGCAATATGAGCGAGATAGAGTGGATAGAAACCCTCTATAACGAGTGTAAAGCCGCGAACGCGGGTAAGTATGAGATGCCAGATTTTGCCACCTTCTGGAAGCAAGGATATGTGCACTTTGGTGATGGCGAGCTGTGGACACGCCACGCCGACTTTAGAAACGATCCTGAAATCAATCCATTAGGTACGCCTTCTGGCTTGATTGAAATCTTCAGCCGTAAGATTGAACAGTTCGGTTATGACGACTGCCAAGGCCATCCAATTTGGATGGAAAAAGCCGAGCGTAGCCATGGCGGCCCGGGTTCAGACAAATATCCTGTGTGGCTACAATCTTGCCATCCGGATAAACGTCTGCACTCACAGATGTGTGAGTCGAAGGAATACCGCGAAACTTACACAGTCAACGGCCGCGAACCCATCTATATCAGTCCAGTGGATGCCAAAGCGCGCGGCATTAAAGATGGCGATATAGTGCGCGTCTTTAACGACCGTGGCCAACTGTTAGCGGGCGCCGTGGTATCGGATCGCTTCCCTAAAGGCGTAGTGCGAATTCATGAAGGCGCATGGTATGGCCCAGTGGGTAAAGATGGCAGCGTCGAAGGTGGCGCCGAAATCGGTGCCCTGTGCAGCTATGGCGACCCGAATACTCTGACCTTAGACATTGGCACCTCTAAGTTGGCTCAAGCCTGCTCAGCCTATACTTGTCTGGTCGAGTTTGAGAAATACCAAGGCAAAGTCCCTAAGGTCAGCTCCTTCGATGGTCCTATCGAAGTCGAAATCTAA
- the torC gene encoding pentaheme c-type cytochrome TorC → MKWLINLWRTLNKPTKALTLGAVSISAFIMGIIFWGGFNTALEATNTEAFCISCHSMESKPYQELQETVHWSNHSGVRATCPDCHVPHNWSRKIARKMEASHDVWGWLFNTVNTPEKFEAKRLEMASREWKRFDRDNSLACKNCHNYNSMKWESMSPLAQKQMKRAAEIDQSCIDCHKGIAHHLPEMGTARAPELIAEVGAGVSSVETNQTYYSALTKPLFFSEKGDVEAGTLNVATKVKVLETQGKRIKIGIDGWRKKIGAGRVIYMDFGVNILSAQLSKDAAETEGVIQTFEEKEDPMTGLKWQRVEAQIWTDKDYLLTELQPLWGYARDTFRSSCSVCHTQPDEAHFDANTWPGMFQGMLAFVNMDQDTQALVQKYLQEHSSTFVKKEH, encoded by the coding sequence ATGAAGTGGTTAATCAACCTCTGGCGCACACTAAACAAACCCACAAAAGCTCTCACCTTAGGCGCTGTCAGCATCAGTGCTTTTATCATGGGCATCATCTTCTGGGGCGGATTTAACACCGCACTGGAAGCTACCAACACCGAAGCCTTCTGTATCAGCTGCCACAGTATGGAGAGCAAGCCTTACCAAGAGTTACAGGAGACTGTGCATTGGTCGAATCACTCAGGCGTGCGCGCCACCTGCCCCGACTGCCACGTGCCCCACAACTGGAGCCGTAAGATTGCCCGTAAGATGGAGGCTTCCCACGATGTCTGGGGCTGGTTATTTAACACGGTCAACACCCCTGAAAAATTTGAAGCTAAACGCCTCGAAATGGCGAGCCGCGAATGGAAACGTTTCGATCGCGACAATTCTCTGGCCTGTAAAAACTGCCACAACTACAACTCGATGAAGTGGGAAAGCATGTCACCACTGGCGCAAAAACAGATGAAACGCGCCGCCGAAATCGACCAAAGCTGTATCGATTGCCACAAAGGCATTGCCCACCATTTACCTGAAATGGGCACGGCTCGCGCACCCGAACTCATCGCCGAAGTGGGCGCTGGCGTCAGCTCAGTCGAAACCAACCAAACCTACTACAGCGCCCTGACTAAGCCACTGTTCTTTAGTGAAAAAGGTGATGTTGAAGCTGGTACCTTAAACGTGGCCACTAAGGTCAAAGTGCTCGAAACCCAAGGTAAGCGCATCAAAATTGGTATCGATGGCTGGCGTAAGAAAATCGGCGCAGGCCGCGTGATCTACATGGACTTTGGCGTGAACATTCTGTCGGCGCAGTTAAGCAAAGATGCAGCCGAAACCGAAGGTGTTATCCAAACCTTTGAAGAGAAAGAAGACCCAATGACAGGCCTGAAATGGCAACGGGTTGAAGCCCAAATCTGGACCGATAAGGATTACCTGCTCACCGAGCTGCAACCACTCTGGGGCTATGCCCGCGATACGTTCCGCTCAAGCTGTAGTGTGTGCCACACCCAGCCAGATGAAGCGCATTTCGATGCCAATACCTGGCCAGGCATGTTCCAAGGCATGTTGGCCTTCGTGAACATGGACCAAGACACCCAAGCGCTGGTGCAAAAATACCTGCAGGAACATTCGTCAACCTTCGTGAAAAAAGAGCACTAA
- the torE gene encoding trimethylamine N-oxide reductase system protein TorE, which produces MTKPTMQTSDKSTRSNELKALGFIIFILFPALTVAGISLYGFIIWMIQAFGGVVGH; this is translated from the coding sequence ATGACAAAGCCCACCATGCAAACATCGGATAAGTCCACACGCAGCAATGAATTAAAGGCGCTGGGATTCATCATTTTCATACTCTTTCCCGCACTGACGGTCGCGGGGATCAGTCTCTACGGTTTCATCATTTGGATGATCCAAGCCTTCGGCGGCGTTGTCGGCCACTAA
- a CDS encoding NCS2 family permease, translating into MSEQLSSTAVPSGSFLDRFFSIQQRGSTVRQEVIAGLTTFLAMVYSVIVVPNMLGKAGFDPGAVFVATCLIASFGSLLMGLWANLPMAIGCAISLTAFTAFGLVLGQGMSIPVTLGAIFWMGVIFTVVSVTGVRQWVLANLPKGIAHGTGIGIGLFLLLIATNSVQLIVANDAGLPVKLGDINSLPVIATVLGLAATIGLERRGVPGGILLVIIGLSLFGLVFDPSVKFQGFFAVPDFTSEHSLIGQMDIMGALNPVVLPIVLALVMTAIFDATGTIRAVAGQANLLDKDDNIVGGGKALTSDSVSSMFAGIVGGAPAAVYIESAAGTAAGGKTGLTATIVGGLFLLMVFLAPLSYLVPAYATAPALMYVGLLMLSNVTKLDFNDKVDAMAGLTCAVFIILSCNIVTGIMLGFVTLVVGRIFSGEIRQLKLGVLAITLGLVAFYMGGWAI; encoded by the coding sequence ATGTCTGAGCAATTGAGTTCAACAGCCGTACCCTCTGGTTCGTTTCTGGACCGTTTTTTTTCAATTCAACAACGTGGTAGCACAGTTCGCCAAGAAGTGATTGCAGGGTTAACCACCTTCCTCGCTATGGTGTACTCAGTGATTGTGGTACCCAATATGTTAGGCAAGGCGGGATTCGACCCCGGTGCCGTGTTCGTCGCTACCTGTTTAATTGCCTCCTTTGGCTCGCTGCTGATGGGACTCTGGGCGAATCTACCCATGGCCATTGGTTGTGCGATTTCACTCACCGCCTTTACCGCCTTCGGCTTAGTGTTAGGTCAGGGCATGAGTATCCCTGTGACCTTAGGCGCCATCTTTTGGATGGGGGTGATTTTTACCGTCGTGAGCGTCACGGGCGTGCGTCAATGGGTGCTGGCTAACCTACCTAAGGGGATTGCCCACGGTACAGGTATAGGTATTGGCTTGTTTTTACTCTTAATTGCCACTAACAGTGTGCAGTTGATTGTGGCCAATGACGCGGGTCTGCCAGTGAAGTTAGGCGACATTAACAGTCTGCCCGTTATAGCAACCGTGCTGGGCTTAGCGGCCACTATCGGTTTAGAGCGTCGCGGCGTACCCGGCGGGATTTTACTGGTGATTATTGGCCTATCCCTGTTCGGTTTAGTGTTTGATCCAAGCGTTAAATTCCAAGGTTTCTTCGCCGTGCCTGATTTTACCTCTGAGCACTCGCTGATTGGTCAAATGGATATTATGGGCGCCTTGAATCCTGTGGTATTACCGATTGTGCTGGCGCTGGTGATGACGGCGATTTTTGATGCCACGGGCACCATCCGCGCGGTCGCGGGGCAAGCCAATCTGCTGGATAAAGACGATAATATCGTCGGCGGTGGCAAGGCATTAACGTCAGATTCGGTCAGCAGCATGTTTGCGGGTATCGTTGGCGGCGCACCTGCGGCCGTGTATATCGAATCGGCGGCGGGTACGGCGGCGGGCGGTAAGACAGGTTTAACCGCGACCATAGTGGGCGGTTTATTCCTGCTGATGGTGTTTTTAGCGCCGCTCAGCTATTTAGTGCCTGCCTATGCGACGGCGCCTGCGCTGATGTATGTGGGGCTATTGATGCTCAGCAATGTGACTAAGCTGGACTTTAACGATAAGGTCGATGCGATGGCGGGCTTAACCTGCGCCGTGTTCATCATCCTCAGCTGTAACATTGTGACCGGTATTATGCTTGGCTTTGTGACCTTAGTGGTTGGCCGCATTTTTAGCGGTGAAATCCGTCAGCTTAAGTTAGGCGTGCTCGCCATTACGCTGGGCCTTGTGGCCTTCTATATGGGCGGCTGGGCGATCTAG
- a CDS encoding CBS domain-containing protein, translated as MPIIIADIMRTRVVTVEMDDRLTVAKEIFEQANFHHLLVVDEYKLEGVLSERDLLRAISPNLGSSAETAKDLETLQKRVHQVMTRNPVTVAPHVSLDAATHTLLEHNIGCLPVLDNGDLVGIVTWKDLLRAYCEHNEVNESEC; from the coding sequence ATGCCGATCATTATCGCCGATATTATGCGTACCCGAGTCGTCACGGTCGAAATGGACGATCGTTTAACCGTGGCGAAGGAGATTTTCGAGCAGGCAAATTTCCACCATCTGCTGGTGGTGGATGAATATAAACTCGAAGGCGTATTGTCGGAGCGCGACTTACTGCGTGCCATCAGCCCGAATCTAGGCAGCAGCGCCGAAACCGCTAAGGATCTCGAAACCCTACAAAAACGCGTTCATCAGGTGATGACCCGTAATCCCGTTACCGTTGCGCCGCATGTGTCGCTCGATGCTGCGACGCACACCCTGCTAGAACACAATATTGGCTGTTTGCCTGTGCTCGATAATGGCGATTTGGTCGGGATTGTGACTTGGAAGGATTTGCTGCGAGCCTATTGTGAACACAATGAGGTCAATGAAAGCGAGTGCTAA
- a CDS encoding GNAT family N-acyltransferase codes for MNQLTPHTPNTESLSANALTQDAAMPLPALRACSMIFTVDNVVEQNLPALKDKPWLAKPTKAMLRYLLNEKQCNDIANQFAYLQGVDFVEQVLASFDFSFTVPANEVENIPCEGRVVIFANHPIGSLDALALIKLVSEIRPDIKVVANELLMALEPLHSILLPVRNMTGGTPKQHLEKIHQHLRNEGAVLIFPSGEVSRLRPNGVRDTQWHSGFLKMAISCNAPLLPIFLDAKNSATFYGASMIYKPLATLLLVKEMFKQAKRNMPIRIGELIPNEAVRSMDFPLKTKIKLLKNHLYRIGKDKDPLFITQSAIAHPESRRDLQAALQQCELLGETQDNKLIYLYQHQDSNPIMREIGRLREIAFRAVGEGTGKRRDIDKYDSYYQHLVLWDKEQFEIVGAYRFASGEQVLNRYGDNALYSQSLFQYADGFMPFVKQGLELGRSFVQPKYWGKRSLDYLWFGIGAFLAKHPEYRYLFGPVSISNQLPGSAREMLVHFYSKEFAPTEQLAVSMSPFGLSKQRKLQLDELYSGEDYPSHFKQLKQMLASMGAAVPTLYKQYGELCKQDGVKFLAFGIDADFGDCVDGLVLVDTHKLKGKKYQRYIGAHLPEDLRNPLMAEDETDEQD; via the coding sequence ATGAATCAATTAACTCCTCATACCCCAAATACCGAGTCATTAAGCGCCAACGCATTAACGCAGGACGCAGCCATGCCACTGCCCGCCTTAAGAGCCTGTTCGATGATCTTTACCGTCGATAATGTGGTGGAGCAAAACCTGCCCGCCCTCAAGGACAAACCTTGGTTAGCCAAGCCGACTAAGGCCATGCTGCGTTACCTGTTGAATGAAAAACAATGTAACGACATCGCCAATCAGTTTGCCTATCTGCAAGGGGTCGATTTTGTCGAGCAAGTGCTCGCCAGCTTCGATTTTAGTTTTACCGTGCCCGCCAACGAGGTCGAAAATATTCCCTGTGAAGGCCGCGTGGTGATCTTCGCCAATCATCCGATTGGCTCCCTCGATGCCCTCGCCCTGATTAAACTGGTCAGCGAAATTCGCCCCGATATCAAGGTTGTGGCCAATGAGCTCCTGATGGCGCTTGAGCCTTTGCATTCTATCCTGCTGCCAGTGCGCAATATGACGGGCGGCACGCCGAAACAGCACCTCGAAAAAATCCACCAGCATCTGCGCAATGAAGGCGCGGTGCTGATTTTCCCATCGGGGGAAGTCTCTCGCCTGCGTCCCAATGGCGTGCGCGATACCCAGTGGCACTCAGGATTTTTAAAGATGGCGATTTCCTGTAATGCGCCGCTGCTACCAATCTTTTTGGATGCCAAAAACTCGGCTACCTTTTACGGCGCCTCGATGATTTACAAACCCTTAGCCACATTGCTACTGGTCAAGGAGATGTTTAAACAGGCTAAGCGCAATATGCCTATTCGCATCGGCGAGCTTATCCCGAATGAAGCCGTGCGCTCGATGGATTTTCCGCTAAAGACCAAGATAAAACTGCTGAAGAATCATCTGTATCGCATCGGTAAAGATAAAGACCCGCTGTTTATCACCCAAAGCGCCATCGCTCACCCTGAGTCGCGCCGAGACCTGCAAGCCGCGCTGCAACAATGTGAACTCCTCGGCGAAACCCAAGATAACAAGCTGATTTATTTGTATCAGCATCAAGACAGCAACCCCATCATGCGCGAAATTGGTCGCCTGCGGGAAATCGCCTTTCGCGCCGTCGGTGAAGGCACGGGCAAGCGCCGCGATATCGATAAATACGATTCCTACTACCAACATCTGGTGTTGTGGGATAAAGAGCAGTTTGAAATTGTCGGCGCCTATCGTTTCGCCAGCGGCGAGCAAGTGCTAAATCGCTACGGCGACAACGCCCTCTACAGCCAATCCCTGTTCCAATATGCCGACGGCTTTATGCCCTTCGTCAAACAAGGCTTAGAACTTGGCCGCAGCTTTGTGCAGCCCAAATATTGGGGCAAACGCAGTCTCGACTACCTCTGGTTTGGCATTGGTGCCTTCCTCGCCAAACATCCCGAATACCGCTACCTGTTTGGCCCTGTTTCCATCAGTAATCAACTGCCTGGCAGCGCGCGGGAGATGTTAGTGCATTTCTACTCTAAGGAGTTTGCGCCCACGGAGCAGCTGGCGGTGTCCATGTCGCCCTTTGGGCTGTCAAAGCAGCGCAAGTTGCAGTTGGATGAACTCTATTCGGGTGAGGATTACCCAAGCCACTTTAAGCAACTCAAACAAATGCTGGCGAGTATGGGCGCCGCTGTGCCAACCCTATACAAGCAGTATGGCGAGCTGTGCAAGCAGGATGGAGTGAAGTTTCTCGCCTTCGGGATCGATGCCGATTTCGGCGACTGTGTCGATGGCTTAGTCTTGGTCGATACCCATAAACTCAAGGGGAAAAAGTACCAGCGTTATATCGGCGCCCATTTACCCGAAGACTTACGCAACCCCTTGATGGCAGAGGATGAAACCGACGAGCAGGATTAG
- a CDS encoding UDP-2,3-diacylglucosamine diphosphatase — translation MTGANYRGLDRTLIDALKTPRNSSRNTPSNSSDNAPSSVNTTSFSTPHIANAANNQTITVNALWLSDIHLGCKDCKADYLLNLLNTVRCQHLYLVGDIVDLWALKRRLHWPESHNKVLQKLIELAQNGTQVMYLPGNHDELIKPYAELTLLNIKIARQHIHQGIGGHKLLMLHGDQFDADVCVGRFYAILGDHLYDLLLFLNRNLHRLRERLGYPYWSLASYIKSRVGKAQTAIARFRQAVVNYAQHYDVDGVICGHIHQPELSIHPRDNQYSTPDKRQIIYANDGDWVENCSLITETLNGELQLCRWNEQSLNLDILSSIVLAQTPPKAPVNAPKPIPQTATHSPKQAETQPRDVA, via the coding sequence ATGACTGGAGCTAATTACAGGGGACTTGATCGCACGCTTATCGACGCACTCAAGACTCCCCGCAACTCTTCCCGTAACACTCCTTCCAACTCCTCCGACAATGCTCCATCCAGTGTTAACACTACTTCCTTCTCAACCCCACATATTGCCAACGCAGCAAATAACCAAACCATCACAGTCAACGCCCTCTGGTTATCGGATATACATCTAGGTTGTAAGGATTGCAAAGCCGACTACCTGTTAAACCTGTTAAATACCGTGCGTTGCCAGCACTTGTATTTGGTCGGCGATATTGTGGATTTATGGGCGCTCAAACGCCGCCTGCACTGGCCCGAGAGCCACAATAAGGTATTGCAAAAGCTGATTGAACTGGCACAAAACGGCACTCAGGTGATGTATCTGCCGGGTAACCACGATGAGTTAATCAAGCCCTATGCCGAACTGACGCTGCTGAATATCAAAATTGCCCGCCAACATATTCATCAAGGTATTGGCGGCCACAAACTGTTAATGCTGCATGGCGATCAGTTCGATGCCGATGTTTGCGTTGGGCGCTTCTACGCCATCTTGGGCGATCATCTCTACGACTTATTGCTGTTCCTCAACCGCAATCTCCATCGCCTGCGTGAGCGTTTAGGCTACCCGTACTGGTCTCTCGCCAGCTATATCAAATCCCGCGTTGGCAAGGCGCAGACGGCTATCGCCCGTTTCCGCCAAGCCGTGGTGAATTATGCCCAGCACTATGATGTGGATGGCGTCATCTGCGGCCATATCCACCAGCCAGAGCTATCGATTCACCCTCGAGATAACCAATACAGCACGCCGGATAAGCGCCAGATAATCTATGCCAATGATGGCGACTGGGTCGAAAACTGCAGCCTGATCACCGAAACCTTAAACGGCGAACTACAGCTCTGCCGCTGGAACGAGCAAAGCTTAAACCTCGATATTCTGAGCAGTATTGTGCTGGCGCAAACGCCGCCTAAAGCGCCTGTTAACGCCCCAAAACCTATTCCACAAACGGCCACACACAGCCCCAAACAAGCAGAAACCCAACCAAGGGATGTCGCCTAA